One window of Catonella massiliensis genomic DNA carries:
- a CDS encoding ABC transporter ATP-binding protein, translating to MFSVLGKFNKLLNAKQKSRLAVLGLVTVIGAFLEVIGVSLMLPLITAIMQPDIITSNKYIAYICNILDLHSHRTFVIVCIIVVICVFIFKDFFLMMQYYIQARFVCNNQFAMQQKMLSGFLNRPYEFFLSAESGEILRVIQSDVVATYALLTTVLGMFTEAVVAVAISITIFIIDPLMTTFVIVMMSVVVIAIAKLVKPVLKKKGEEQLINNSLMYKWLIQGITGIKEIKVGGKEDFFRVNFEISGKKYISAEKWRTVFSNIPRLMIEMVSVCSTLAFIAFMIYKGREIETLVPTLGAFAMAAMKLMPSANRIVAGINQVVFQLPSLNKLLEDIEMFEEDEKKYSSYRKNNSNKTVKVLTFNDKIELKDIVYHYQNSDKLILDKANMIIPVGKSIGIVGASGSGKTTAVDILLGLLLANEGEVLADGVNVMEHYSEWLSNIGYIPQSIFMLDDDIKSNVAFGVKKEEQDEERVWEALREAQLEDFVRGLKDGIHTQIGERGMRLSGGQKQRIGIARALYSNPAVLVFDEATSALDSETEAAVMSSINGLHGKKTMIIIAHRLQTIKECDMVYRVGDGKIVEENL from the coding sequence ATGTTTTCTGTATTAGGAAAATTTAACAAACTGTTAAATGCTAAGCAAAAAAGCCGCTTAGCAGTACTAGGATTAGTAACTGTAATAGGCGCATTTTTAGAGGTAATCGGAGTTTCGCTCATGTTACCTCTTATTACTGCTATAATGCAACCTGATATAATAACCAGCAACAAGTATATTGCATATATATGCAATATTTTAGATTTACATTCACATAGGACATTCGTGATTGTTTGCATAATTGTGGTTATTTGTGTGTTTATCTTTAAGGATTTCTTCTTAATGATGCAGTACTATATTCAGGCTAGATTTGTATGTAACAATCAATTCGCTATGCAGCAGAAAATGTTGAGTGGTTTTCTTAACCGTCCTTATGAATTTTTTCTAAGTGCTGAATCAGGAGAAATCCTTAGAGTCATACAATCAGATGTTGTTGCAACCTATGCACTATTGACCACAGTACTTGGGATGTTTACCGAGGCAGTAGTAGCAGTGGCTATATCTATAACTATTTTTATAATTGATCCGCTTATGACTACATTTGTAATAGTAATGATGTCTGTTGTTGTGATTGCCATAGCAAAGCTAGTAAAACCCGTGCTTAAAAAGAAGGGAGAAGAACAGTTAATTAATAATTCTCTTATGTATAAGTGGTTAATACAAGGCATAACGGGAATAAAAGAAATTAAGGTTGGTGGAAAAGAAGATTTCTTTAGGGTTAATTTTGAAATAAGCGGTAAAAAATATATAAGTGCAGAAAAATGGAGAACTGTGTTTTCCAATATTCCGAGACTTATGATAGAAATGGTTTCTGTATGCTCAACTTTAGCATTTATAGCATTTATGATATATAAGGGAAGAGAAATAGAAACTTTGGTTCCTACACTAGGGGCCTTTGCGATGGCAGCTATGAAGCTTATGCCAAGTGCAAATAGGATAGTTGCAGGCATCAATCAGGTGGTATTTCAGTTGCCTTCATTGAACAAGTTACTAGAAGATATTGAGATGTTTGAAGAGGATGAGAAAAAATATTCATCTTATAGAAAAAATAATTCAAATAAGACTGTAAAAGTCTTGACTTTTAATGATAAAATAGAACTGAAAGATATAGTATATCACTACCAGAATTCAGATAAACTAATCTTAGATAAGGCTAATATGATAATCCCGGTAGGTAAATCAATTGGTATAGTGGGGGCATCAGGATCTGGTAAAACCACAGCAGTTGATATATTGCTAGGGCTTTTGCTTGCCAATGAAGGCGAAGTACTTGCAGATGGCGTCAATGTAATGGAGCATTATTCAGAGTGGCTATCTAACATAGGCTATATCCCACAAAGTATATTTATGTTAGATGACGATATTAAAAGTAATGTGGCTTTTGGTGTAAAAAAAGAAGAACAGGATGAAGAGAGGGTTTGGGAGGCTCTTAGAGAGGCTCAGCTTGAAGACTTTGTTAGAGGGCTAAAAGATGGAATTCATACCCAGATTGGTGAAAGGGGAATGCGCCTATCCGGTGGACAGAAACAAAGAATTGGTATAGCAAGGGCATTGTACTCAAACCCAGCAGTTCTTGTATTTGATGAGGCAACTTCTGCACTTGATAGTGAAACGGAAGCTGCTGTTATGTCATCCATTAACGGCTTACATGGTAAGAAAACAATGATAATTATTGCACATAGACTACAGACAATAAAAGAGTGTGATATGGTTTACAGGGTTGGAGATGGAAAGATAGTTGAAGAGAATTTATGA
- a CDS encoding glycosyltransferase family 10 domain-containing protein → MKIVILPPDLRWNEERRYPDKWISLKDIETVLNGRNDGSIIKLISDENDLLNADWIIFIGWYAWSYKWYGLVLKNKLINKSVYWMLEPEVVNPQHNKEGVERILRRFKYIMTWNKNLVDDNRVFWLNIPYNWKIDVDSNVFYNTADKHKLLTNITANKTSLVEGELYTEREKIIKWFENNHPDKFMFYGNGWEKNKYITYGGTCGNKKDVYQEFKFALCIENASVVDCLSEKIMDCLTSGVVPIYKGAPNITDYIPQSCFINYNKFNSYDDLYAYLENMPNTMYKEYINNIKQFILNTEEIEIFSPSKWIECFDYLSAKNENSEVFEIKPKGIVEFMIEYFIFDIKYLLYKLFK, encoded by the coding sequence TTGAAAATAGTAATTTTACCACCTGATTTAAGATGGAATGAAGAAAGAAGATATCCTGATAAATGGATTAGCTTAAAAGATATTGAAACTGTACTTAATGGACGAAATGACGGCTCCATAATTAAACTAATTTCCGATGAAAATGATTTGCTAAATGCTGATTGGATCATATTTATTGGATGGTATGCTTGGTCATATAAATGGTATGGTTTAGTATTAAAAAATAAACTGATTAATAAATCAGTATATTGGATGCTTGAACCTGAGGTAGTAAACCCACAACATAATAAAGAAGGTGTTGAGAGAATTTTAAGAAGATTTAAATATATAATGACTTGGAATAAAAATCTTGTTGACGATAACAGAGTATTTTGGTTGAATATTCCGTATAACTGGAAAATTGATGTTGATTCCAATGTGTTTTATAATACTGCAGATAAGCATAAATTATTAACTAATATTACAGCTAATAAAACATCACTTGTTGAGGGAGAACTGTATACAGAGAGGGAGAAAATAATTAAATGGTTTGAGAATAATCATCCGGATAAATTTATGTTTTATGGAAATGGGTGGGAAAAAAATAAATATATAACATATGGCGGAACCTGTGGAAATAAGAAGGATGTTTATCAAGAATTTAAATTTGCGCTGTGTATTGAAAATGCCTCAGTGGTAGATTGCTTATCTGAAAAAATAATGGATTGTCTCACTTCGGGAGTTGTACCGATATATAAGGGTGCCCCTAATATAACAGATTATATTCCGCAATCGTGTTTTATTAACTACAATAAGTTTAATAGTTATGATGATTTATATGCTTATCTTGAGAATATGCCTAATACAATGTATAAGGAGTATATTAACAATATAAAACAGTTTATACTAAATACTGAGGAGATTGAAATTTTTAGTCCCTCAAAATGGATAGAGTGTTTTGATTACTTGAGTGCTAAAAATGAAAATTCTGAAGTATTCGAAATAAAGCCTAAAGGTATAGTAGAATTTATGATTGAATACTTTATATTCGATATAAAATATTTACTATACAAGTTATTTAAGTGA
- a CDS encoding acyltransferase produces MNGYLDTAGIERLGLKSVGENVLISEKACIYMPEKISIGSNVRIDDFCILVGDITLGNYIHISPFASIHGTGGGSVTMKDFTGLGSYATIYAGSDDFNGGTLTNPTVPKEYCKIISGNVVMEKHCLVGIKSVLLPKAYMYEGSVLGAMSLLNKKAKPWSVYFGSPARRIDERNRKTLEYEELFLKSKISNMGVKIENSNFTT; encoded by the coding sequence ATGAATGGATATTTGGATACGGCAGGAATAGAGAGATTAGGGCTAAAGAGTGTGGGAGAAAATGTTCTTATAAGTGAAAAAGCCTGCATTTATATGCCTGAAAAAATCTCAATCGGAAGTAATGTTAGAATAGATGATTTTTGTATTTTAGTTGGTGATATTACACTTGGAAACTATATACACATATCTCCTTTTGCCAGTATCCATGGTACAGGAGGAGGAAGTGTAACTATGAAGGACTTCACAGGGCTTGGAAGTTACGCAACCATATATGCAGGAAGTGATGATTTCAATGGCGGTACATTGACGAATCCTACAGTACCTAAGGAATATTGTAAGATAATCTCTGGAAATGTGGTAATGGAAAAACATTGCCTCGTTGGCATAAAAAGTGTTTTATTACCTAAGGCGTATATGTATGAAGGTTCTGTACTAGGAGCAATGAGTCTCTTGAATAAAAAGGCGAAACCATGGTCAGTTTATTTTGGAAGTCCGGCACGAAGGATTGATGAAAGAAATCGTAAGACTTTAGAATACGAAGAGCTCTTTTTAAAGAGTAAAATTTCTAATATGGGGGTAAAGATTGAAAATAGTAATTTTACCACCTGA
- the gmd gene encoding GDP-mannose 4,6-dehydratase, with amino-acid sequence MKKALITGVTGQDGSYLAELLLEKEYEVHGIVRRASTEKKERIDHLEGNPNFHLHYGDLTDSLSLVKIISKVEPDEIYNLAAQSHVAVSFEVPEYTADATGTGVIRLLEAIRTCRLEKKCRFYQASTSELFGKVQEIPQSETTPFYPYSPYAAAKQYAYWVVRNYREGYGMFATNGILFNHESERRGETFVTRKITLAAAKIAAGVQDKLYLGNLDALRDWGYAKDYVECMWLMLQHNEPDDFVVATGEQYSVRDFCTRAFKRAGIELRWEGEGVEEKGIDVSTGKIVVEVSPEFFRPTDVVTLLGNPAKAKEKLGWNPRKTSFDELVNIMVDSDIKLVEKTK; translated from the coding sequence ATGAAAAAAGCACTTATTACAGGCGTTACAGGGCAGGATGGTTCATACTTGGCTGAGCTTTTATTAGAAAAAGAGTACGAAGTTCATGGCATAGTGAGAAGAGCTTCTACCGAGAAAAAGGAAAGGATAGACCATCTTGAGGGCAATCCTAATTTTCATTTACACTATGGAGACTTAACTGATTCTTTGAGTTTGGTTAAAATCATTTCTAAGGTTGAACCTGATGAAATATATAACCTTGCGGCGCAGAGCCATGTAGCTGTTTCGTTTGAGGTGCCGGAGTACACTGCGGATGCTACGGGTACAGGAGTTATAAGGCTGCTTGAAGCTATAAGAACCTGCAGACTTGAAAAGAAGTGTAGATTCTATCAGGCATCAACCTCAGAACTATTTGGAAAGGTACAGGAGATACCACAAAGTGAGACAACACCTTTTTATCCTTATTCTCCTTATGCGGCTGCAAAGCAGTATGCCTACTGGGTAGTAAGGAATTATAGAGAAGGCTATGGTATGTTTGCTACCAATGGTATACTTTTCAACCATGAGTCTGAAAGAAGAGGTGAGACCTTTGTCACCAGAAAGATTACTTTGGCAGCAGCAAAGATAGCAGCTGGTGTACAGGATAAACTATATCTGGGTAATCTCGATGCGCTCAGAGACTGGGGATATGCAAAGGACTATGTTGAGTGCATGTGGCTTATGCTACAGCATAATGAGCCTGATGACTTTGTAGTGGCAACAGGAGAACAGTATTCAGTAAGGGATTTCTGTACCAGAGCATTTAAGAGGGCAGGGATTGAACTTAGATGGGAAGGTGAGGGAGTAGAGGAGAAGGGTATTGATGTGAGTACAGGTAAGATAGTTGTAGAAGTGTCTCCTGAATTCTTCAGGCCTACAGATGTAGTGACTCTCTTAGGCAATCCTGCTAAGGCTAAAGAAAAGTTAGGCTGGAATCCTAGGAAAACGAGTTTTGATGAGCTTGTAAACATTATGGTAGATAGTGATATTAAACTGGTTGAAAAGACAAAATAA
- a CDS encoding glycosyltransferase family 2 protein — protein sequence MNELISVIIPVYNVEQYVERCLNSVINQSYLNLEIILVDDGSTDKSGEICDRYALKDSRIKVIHEENAGLGEARNRGLRIASGDYICFVDSDDWIEEDYCKELVQAAERTNSDIAICGYNECLKDGKTPKVKYDDCFITTGKEILHYTMTANSKYWFNISVWNKLYKREIISELWFKSRVYEDIMYNAESMYRANKIAYVNKCLYNYRINREGSIISKGFQRKTIEFEMKFKEERVEFFKRNNEIKLARDAEAVVIHDKLLYYAFMSLSKDNFSEYIRKYKVDLRKCGFIADTKTNIALLIFKCFPRLWIKIIKKKYKY from the coding sequence ATGAATGAGTTAATAAGTGTTATCATTCCGGTATATAATGTTGAGCAATATGTGGAGAGATGCTTGAACTCTGTTATAAATCAGTCTTATCTAAACCTTGAGATTATCCTTGTAGATGATGGTTCAACAGATAAGAGCGGAGAGATATGTGACAGATACGCTCTTAAAGATAGCAGGATCAAGGTTATTCATGAAGAGAACGCAGGACTTGGAGAAGCGAGAAACAGGGGATTGAGGATAGCTTCAGGAGATTATATCTGTTTTGTGGATAGTGACGACTGGATAGAAGAAGACTATTGCAAAGAATTAGTACAGGCTGCTGAAAGGACTAATTCTGACATTGCAATATGCGGATATAATGAGTGCCTTAAGGATGGTAAGACACCTAAAGTAAAGTATGATGACTGCTTTATCACTACAGGTAAAGAAATATTACATTATACAATGACAGCAAATAGTAAATATTGGTTCAACATTTCTGTTTGGAATAAATTGTATAAAAGAGAGATTATTTCTGAATTGTGGTTTAAGAGCAGAGTTTATGAAGATATAATGTACAATGCAGAGTCAATGTACAGGGCTAATAAAATAGCATATGTAAATAAGTGCCTGTATAATTACAGGATAAATAGAGAAGGGAGTATCATATCAAAGGGATTTCAAAGAAAAACTATAGAGTTTGAAATGAAATTCAAAGAAGAAAGAGTTGAGTTTTTTAAGAGAAATAATGAAATAAAGCTTGCGAGAGATGCAGAGGCAGTGGTTATACATGATAAGCTCCTATACTATGCATTTATGAGTTTATCAAAGGATAATTTTAGTGAATATATAAGAAAGTATAAAGTTGACTTAAGAAAGTGTGGATTCATAGCAGATACCAAAACTAATATTGCCTTACTGATATTTAAGTGTTTTCCACGGCTATGGATAAAAATTATTAAAAAGAAGTATAAATATTGA
- a CDS encoding DUF3990 domain-containing protein codes for MILYHSSQQIVEFPEIRLQRYNKDFYFGFYCTNIESQAIRWATRFDGKGFISEYDYVPNNELNIKQFTDMSEEWLDFIVDCRLGKPHNFDIVEGPMANDTIFNYVQDFADKKISREAFWTLAKLNRPTHQISFHSARALATLTFISGREVTNEE; via the coding sequence CTGATACTTTACCATAGTAGCCAGCAAATAGTAGAATTTCCAGAGATTAGACTACAAAGGTACAATAAAGACTTCTATTTTGGATTTTATTGTACCAATATTGAAAGTCAGGCTATAAGGTGGGCTACAAGATTTGATGGAAAAGGATTTATAAGTGAATATGACTATGTCCCTAATAATGAGTTAAATATTAAGCAATTCACCGATATGAGTGAAGAGTGGCTTGATTTTATAGTAGATTGCAGACTGGGAAAACCTCATAATTTTGACATTGTGGAAGGACCTATGGCAAATGATACGATATTTAACTATGTTCAGGATTTTGCTGATAAAAAGATAAGCAGAGAGGCGTTTTGGACTCTAGCGAAACTTAATAGACCAACTCATCAGATTAGTTTTCATTCCGCACGAGCACTTGCTACATTGACCTTTATAAGTGGAAGAGAAGTAACTAATGAAGAATAA
- the rfbC gene encoding dTDP-4-dehydrorhamnose 3,5-epimerase: MVVEKTNLKGVLLIKPDIFEDFRGNYTEVYNEKLYAEMGITDKFIQDDLSTTYKGVLRGMHGDPKTAKLVQCAYGRIYQVVLNNDKNSDEYGKWQAFILTSENRHQVYIPPMFGNGFYVLSDVAVYNYKQTTVYGDAKQFTVKWNDPEFGIVWPDNNPILSARDR; encoded by the coding sequence ATGGTAGTTGAGAAGACTAATCTTAAAGGTGTGCTGCTTATTAAGCCTGATATTTTTGAGGATTTTAGAGGAAACTATACTGAGGTGTATAATGAAAAATTATACGCTGAGATGGGTATAACAGATAAGTTTATTCAGGATGATTTATCTACTACATATAAGGGTGTGCTTAGAGGTATGCATGGTGATCCTAAGACAGCAAAGCTGGTTCAGTGTGCTTATGGAAGGATATATCAGGTTGTACTTAACAATGATAAAAACTCAGATGAATATGGTAAGTGGCAGGCATTCATACTTACTTCTGAGAACAGACATCAGGTGTACATTCCTCCAATGTTTGGCAATGGATTTTATGTACTTAGTGATGTTGCAGTTTATAATTATAAACAGACAACCGTATACGGAGATGCAAAACAGTTCACTGTTAAGTGGAATGATCCGGAATTTGGCATAGTGTGGCCTGATAATAACCCAATATTATCTGCAAGGGATAGATAG
- a CDS encoding sugar phosphate nucleotidyltransferase, with amino-acid sequence MKILLLSGGSGQRLWPLSNDFCSKQYIKVLSGEDGRQSMLQRVFSQLKSVGKSDDAVIIASEAQKDIIYSQLGSKTKIAVEPSRKDTFPAILLGCSWLYEQGSNEDEVVIVMPVDPYVERDYFENFELLAKKLNESGSDIALMGAIPTYPSEKYGYIIPGDQKDGYFDIKGFKEKPQLEEAKKLLAQKALWNCGVFCFKLGLIKAYCLKYGINFSYSDVKASYEKLPKISFDYEVLEKSGSKIAIEYSGIWKDIGTWNTLTEEMDVDSIGDVYIDDTSSATHVVNTLDIPLIVMGADNLIVSATYDGILVADKERSSYLKDSLNRIKISPRYEERIWGTIKTIDRSEEGGRGVCTNKVKVSSGKHTSYHRHTEHDEIITVLSGEGLLVTEDCILKLTPGVSVTLEAGRFHAIKGSKELVYIEVLLGNLERDDVERALFNWEDIMQNYFDVNKKLS; translated from the coding sequence TTGAAAATATTACTTTTATCTGGTGGTTCAGGACAGAGGCTATGGCCTCTGTCAAATGACTTTTGCTCAAAGCAGTATATTAAGGTGCTTTCTGGAGAAGATGGTAGACAGTCTATGTTGCAGAGAGTGTTTTCCCAGCTTAAATCTGTCGGGAAATCAGATGATGCAGTAATTATAGCAAGTGAGGCGCAGAAGGACATTATTTACAGTCAGCTTGGAAGCAAGACAAAGATTGCTGTAGAACCATCTAGGAAAGACACATTCCCTGCCATTCTACTAGGTTGTTCCTGGCTATATGAACAGGGCTCTAATGAGGATGAAGTAGTAATTGTAATGCCTGTAGATCCTTATGTTGAAAGGGATTATTTTGAGAACTTCGAATTGCTTGCAAAAAAACTAAACGAAAGTGGAAGTGATATCGCTTTGATGGGAGCAATCCCGACCTATCCATCCGAAAAATATGGATACATAATTCCAGGAGACCAGAAAGATGGTTATTTTGATATAAAAGGCTTTAAGGAAAAGCCACAACTAGAGGAAGCTAAAAAGTTACTAGCACAGAAGGCTTTATGGAATTGCGGAGTGTTTTGCTTTAAGCTTGGACTGATTAAGGCGTACTGCTTAAAATATGGTATAAATTTCTCCTATTCTGATGTAAAAGCAAGCTATGAGAAATTACCTAAAATCAGCTTTGACTATGAGGTACTTGAAAAAAGTGGCAGTAAAATAGCTATAGAGTATAGTGGCATATGGAAAGACATAGGAACTTGGAATACACTCACTGAAGAAATGGATGTAGATAGCATAGGCGACGTATACATTGATGATACTTCAAGTGCTACACATGTAGTTAATACTTTGGATATTCCACTAATTGTCATGGGAGCAGATAATCTGATAGTGTCAGCAACCTATGATGGAATTCTTGTAGCCGATAAAGAAAGAAGTTCATACCTAAAGGACAGTTTGAATAGAATAAAGATATCCCCTAGGTACGAGGAAAGAATATGGGGCACAATCAAAACTATAGATAGGTCAGAAGAAGGTGGAAGAGGAGTATGCACAAATAAGGTGAAGGTGTCATCAGGTAAGCATACCTCGTATCATAGGCATACTGAACATGATGAGATTATAACAGTACTTTCAGGTGAGGGGTTACTTGTAACTGAAGACTGTATCTTGAAACTCACCCCTGGAGTTTCGGTTACACTTGAAGCCGGAAGGTTTCACGCAATAAAGGGAAGTAAAGAACTTGTGTATATCGAGGTTCTTCTAGGCAATTTGGAAAGAGATGATGTTGAAAGAGCCTTATTTAATTGGGAAGATATTATGCAGAATTATTTTGATGTAAACAAGAAATTATCATAA
- a CDS encoding glycine cleavage system protein H has product MTTYYTTTHLKLTVADGIYTISFSDYAITKLGNIMFLNLPEEGDEVQSGDAVGDVESIKTVTDIICPISGEVVEVNEEVADHPEKITLKREEAWLFKVKVEEEPEDLMTEEEYLEYVKGL; this is encoded by the coding sequence ATGACAACATACTACACTACAACCCACCTAAAGCTTACTGTAGCGGATGGTATCTACACCATAAGCTTTTCAGACTATGCCATCACAAAGCTTGGCAATATTATGTTTCTTAATCTCCCTGAAGAAGGGGATGAGGTTCAGTCAGGTGATGCTGTGGGAGACGTAGAAAGCATTAAAACTGTAACTGATATAATCTGTCCGATATCAGGAGAGGTTGTAGAAGTAAATGAAGAAGTAGCAGATCATCCTGAAAAGATAACCCTTAAGCGTGAGGAAGCTTGGTTGTTTAAGGTAAAGGTAGAAGAAGAACCGGAAGATTTAATGACAGAAGAAGAGTATTTAGAATATGTAAAGGGATTATAA
- a CDS encoding DegT/DnrJ/EryC1/StrS family aminotransferase, protein MDFIIQMEPSYDHNEKNALNEYMESGGWLMEFKKTRELESMIADYTGAKYCSIMPNGTVSLSVALIACGIGVGDEVIVPDYTMVATPNAVELIGAKAVFVDIDRDTLCMDYDAMVNAVTEKTKAVFFVSINGRCPKDIDKYVEFCKSRGIHFLEDAAQSLGSFCNGKHLGRFGEIGSFSFSVPKIITTGQGGALITDDEELYNKIVKIRDFGRDKGGSDHYLTKGWNFKFTDVQAVIGIEQMKKLHSRVMRKKEMGKLYEKLLSGITGVELIPTDLEETSPWFYDILADDREKLLEFLKDNGIGSRIFYPPLHAEPAYGYEGHYPITEEISKKGLWLPSAITLTDEQITYVCGKIREYYN, encoded by the coding sequence ATGGACTTTATCATTCAGATGGAACCATCTTACGATCATAATGAAAAAAATGCTTTGAATGAGTATATGGAATCAGGCGGCTGGTTGATGGAATTTAAGAAGACTAGAGAGCTTGAAAGCATGATAGCGGACTACACAGGAGCTAAGTATTGTTCCATTATGCCTAATGGAACTGTCAGCCTGTCAGTTGCACTTATAGCTTGCGGCATAGGTGTTGGTGACGAAGTTATAGTACCTGATTATACCATGGTAGCTACTCCTAATGCGGTAGAACTTATTGGTGCAAAGGCAGTATTTGTAGACATTGATAGGGATACTCTATGCATGGACTATGATGCTATGGTAAATGCAGTTACAGAGAAGACTAAGGCTGTATTTTTTGTTTCTATCAATGGAAGATGCCCTAAGGACATTGACAAGTATGTCGAGTTTTGTAAGTCCCGTGGAATCCACTTTTTAGAAGATGCAGCGCAGTCTCTAGGAAGCTTTTGCAATGGCAAACATCTTGGTAGATTTGGCGAGATAGGCAGCTTTTCTTTCAGTGTACCTAAGATAATAACTACAGGGCAGGGAGGAGCTCTTATCACAGATGATGAAGAGCTTTATAATAAAATAGTGAAAATAAGGGACTTCGGCAGGGACAAAGGCGGAAGTGACCATTACTTAACTAAGGGTTGGAATTTTAAGTTTACAGATGTTCAGGCGGTCATTGGAATTGAGCAGATGAAAAAGCTCCACTCTAGAGTTATGCGTAAAAAAGAGATGGGTAAACTCTATGAAAAACTGTTATCAGGTATTACAGGAGTGGAATTAATACCAACTGATTTGGAAGAGACATCACCTTGGTTTTATGACATTTTGGCAGATGATAGAGAAAAGCTGCTTGAATTCTTAAAGGATAATGGTATAGGGTCAAGAATCTTTTATCCACCACTTCATGCAGAACCAGCTTATGGATATGAAGGGCATTATCCTATTACAGAAGAAATTTCTAAAAAAGGTTTATGGCTGCCGTCTGCAATAACATTAACTGACGAACAAATAACATATGTTTGTGGTAAGATAAGAGAGTACTATAATTAG
- a CDS encoding cupin domain-containing protein: MKEIIKDGKVVARHILESDIKEGLNFYSNDDEFIQVGAWNYDNGKRLLGHIHNEVDRNVNRTCEVLYVIKGSLEARIYDLSENLLETFVVGQGEILVLLECGHGYTILSDDTKVIEIKNGPYLGADVDRRRIEN; the protein is encoded by the coding sequence ATGAAAGAGATAATAAAAGACGGTAAAGTAGTTGCCAGACACATTCTTGAAAGCGATATAAAGGAAGGGCTAAATTTCTATTCAAATGATGACGAGTTCATTCAGGTAGGAGCTTGGAACTATGATAACGGCAAAAGATTACTTGGACATATTCATAATGAGGTGGATAGAAATGTCAATAGAACCTGTGAAGTCCTGTATGTTATTAAGGGAAGTTTAGAAGCTAGAATATATGATTTGTCGGAAAACCTTCTAGAAACTTTTGTAGTTGGACAGGGCGAGATTTTAGTGCTCCTTGAATGTGGGCATGGTTATACAATACTCTCAGATGATACAAAGGTAATTGAAATTAAAAACGGCCCTTATTTGGGAGCAGATGTTGATAGAAGAAGGATAGAAAATTAA